AGAATGCTCTCAGGCAAGCGAAATAACATGAACCAATCAAAAGCAAATCCAAACTATCATAGGGAACGCTCAGCCTAGCATCAACATATCGGTACGTGTGCATATAATGAGCATACCAGTAATGCTGATGCAATGCATTAAACACAATTCGGTTCAGTCACATATGCCATTTACACAGAGAACTATGACACTTCCCTATAAACACATTGACAAGAATCAAAAGACGCCGAAATGAAATCAAGCAAATTCAGAAACTCCAAGTTTCGCAATAGAATGGACATGATCAGTATGGGGCTTCGGCAAATTTTACAGAACAAGGGAGTCAATACAAGCACAACTCAACTAGATAAGTTCAGAAATAAGCATACAAGTATCGGAATCACTTTGGTTTCATATGAATTCAGCGAAAAACACATTGGGATCGATTCAATTTTGTACATGAGGTTCTCGGCCAGCATTACATAATCGAACACACATGGATCTAGCTCACTTTCTTCAAAATAGGCCTATATGACCAAATTCGATCAACAATTTAGTAGTTAGGAAATTCTCCGTTCAGGCATTTTCATCAAAGATGTGATATTCAGCGGAGGAGCTTAGATGCAAAAGTAAAGCAACGATTCACATCCTGATTACCACAAAGGCAGCGCAGCAAGTTCAGGTAATTAATAGAGCCTCAATGGCAGCCGATTTTCACACAGGCTGAAGCTAGAGCCCTGGGTCTCTTCTTCATATCcaaatttagaagaaaacaGAGCTGAGACTGGTTACCAGGAAATGCAGATGCTACGCGAGAAAATGCTGGACGGAAACTCCATGGTTATAACAAAGTCGTATCCACACAATGACGAGAATATGGTTATGACACGTAAAATTCATATCTACTTACgataacaaaaaaagagaatgggGGTGAAAGTCACTGAATTCTGGTCGTTCTTGGTCAAGGTCATCGGGCCAATCTTCTCAACGTACTTCTCTCTGCATCATCTCATCTTCAAATTGGCTTTCAATCTTAATGGGTCGTACTTGTTGCCAATATTGTCATGGGAAAACCTTCTTCAGACCATCTGACTTCAACTtcagagaggaaaaaaaaaaaaaaacaaaaggaacacAATAAGCCCAACAATAAAGACTTGATCTGACTTCCTTACAGACACAATATACGGGTGTTCACATCATACTCACCGGACTTTCATCAGGTCGGGCTCAGTGTAACTGGCTCAAAAATACTTGGCGTGGTCAGGTTCAGTAGACACTGAATCTCTGTTGTCATGACATCTACAATAACTGTTACGGTTGGGCAACCGCTCGCAATGTTCAATTGTGGAACATTCTAAAAGCAAATTTGAGGTGTCAGCCAAACTCTTCAACGAGCAGCAATCACGAATCCACAACTTCTGTAAAGATTCCAAGTGATTTAGACCTTCCACGCTTCTTAGCTTTGGACATTCTCCTACTCTGAGCTTCCTTAGCTTTCTCAAGTTCGATAGGTTTGACATCCTTTCCATGGAACTGCAATCCACAATCGATAGGAAGCAAAGGGATCCCAATTCTTCAAGGCCCCAGATCTCGACTAACAAGGAGCATCCGAACAAATTTACCTCTTCCAGAATCTTCATGTGCAATAGACGAAGTGCTCTTGGGGAGAACTTGCACGTACGCATCACTAAATGTCTCAATCTTTCCATTTTCAATAGAAACGATCCCGATTTCTCTAAATCTCTCAATCTTTCCATTTCCAACTGTAAACCTCTCAATCTTTCCATTTCCAACCGTAAAAATCTTCCCATTTCCAACTGTAAACCTCTCAATCTTTCCATTTCCAACTCTAAACCTCTTGATCTTTCCATTTCCAACTCTAAACCTCTTGATCTTTCCATTTCCAACTCTAAATCTCTCGATCTTTCGATTTCCAACTCTAAATCTCTCAATCTTTCCCTTTCCAACTCtaaatttctcaatctttcCATTTCCAACTCTAAAGCTCTAAATCTTTCAAATAGCTTTTTTTCTAATTGCATTATGGAGCGCTTGACCTCTTCAGGGATCACATCAAGGAATTCTGACATCGAACAACTTTGTAATCGCAAGGTTAACAAGTTGCTGAAAAGGGAATAATTCGTCCATGGTGTAATCGACAGATTTCCAACTTCGAACTCTCTTAAACTAGAAGACCAGAGCTCGGGCCAGAATTGCCGGGTTTTGCCAGATGCTAGTTCTTCCACCTCATATAGGGGTACAATGCTAGAGTGATAAGCAGAGTCCCACTCCAGCACATGTGTCCTGTTTCCGCAGAACTTGAGAGTATCAAAGGCCCACCTTAGACAACTCAAACTTGGGGGAAGTTGCGGCAACTCATTAAGCTTAGAACATGATTCTAGATTAAGTGTTTGGAGATTAGAGAGGTAACGCATAGTGATGGGTAATCTGGATATACGTGTGAACGACAAGTCTAAGATCCTTAAACGAGACAACCTCCCAATTTCTCGAGGGATTTCGCCGGTCAAGTGGTGACATCCACTAGCTTCTaactcttcaagcttctccacCAGCCCAATCGCTCTTGGTAATTTTGTTATCCCAATTATGTGGCTCATCCTAagtacttgtcaattgctttaGATTGCCGATTGAATCGTAGGTGTTCCAAACTTGTTGATGACAAATCCAACTCGACTAATGATTGTAATTGCCCAACCGAGTCTGGAAGTTTCTTTATCTTtaaacacttaaataaattcaaCCGTCTAAGTTTCACCAGCCCTCCAATCGAGTCTGGCAGCATGCGAATCCAGCTATGTGATACATCAAGGGTCAATAATGACTTCAAATTACCAATCACCTCCGGAAGTTTGAATGCATACGACGAACGAGGCATGAGAATCTCTGTCAAAGCATCTAGACATCCTATTTCGTAAGGCAACCCTTCAAGAGCGTGACATCCATTCAAGTTTAAAACAGTGAGGAGCTTTAATTTTCCAATGGAAgggtcaatttcaattaaattgtgACAACCTTCAAGAATCAATCTCTCCAAGGACACCAACATAGATAAATCAGGCGTTCTCATTAAGTCGTTGCAATTGCTAAGATCTAGTACTTTTAGTTTACTTGCAACctgcaaaaaaatatatattaagaaacgatttatgggaaaaaaaacgagaaagacaagaaaagaCACTTGTATACAAGGAGTGAGACTCGTATCATACTCTGATTTGGTTCCAACCAATCCATTTCTCTGATACATAGCTGTGTGAAAGGTCAAGAACGATTAAATTGACTAGATGAAAGTTTGTTGCCAAAAACTCGAAAGGGCACCAtcgccaagaaagccatcttaaaTTGGAGAGAAGATTATTGAAGTCTCCAACAAGGAACATCTCATTCCCACCCAAGAACCTCAGGTGTCGTAAATTAGCAACGTCACTAGGCATTATGATGACTCCACGAGATCCTAGTGACAATGCTTCTATCTTTTTGCTTCCCTATCAATGGAAACACCAAAAAGTCATGTGTGAAGgttaaaagaaaacaattccAAGAGCTATTAGGgatggatttttcctttttcaagaaTAGGCTACAACAATTCATAGGAAAATAAGTTGTAATTCCCTTTCGATACCTTTTTCTGCTCCAAAATGCTCAAGGCTTCTTGATGATTCCACACTCGGCTACGCTTGTGAGGTTCTTTGAAATTATCTTCACGAACGATTGCCCTTCCAAGGTCCCGCACTTGATCATGGATCTAAAAGGTATTGtcatctttgatttttatcaaggacATGTGATAGAGGATTTCAATGGCATTGTACGGGTGGTATTCACAGTCCTCCCACATGTAGCAAGGGTAGGTTTTATCCtcattaacaaaaaaacaagttaTATCTAGAAATACTTGCCTTTGTGCATCATCTaacctttcataagttatcaTTAATGTTTTTTGGACTTCCATGGAAGGAGCTTTTTCTAGCTTCTTCAAAGTGTCTACCCAAAATTCTTTGGATCTACCAGAAAGGGATGAACCAGTGActtcaagagctaaaggaagctTTCCCAAAGTGGAGACAACTTTTTCAGAAAGGTCGACATAATCATCAGGTGGAGAGTCTCTCCTGAAGGCATGCCTACTGAAAAGCTCAAGAGCATGGCAAAATTCCATTTCCTGTACTTCATAAGTACAAACATTTGCACAATTTATAGGACCTTCACTTGTCGCTTCTCTGTCAATCATTAGGACACTTTTGTATCTGGTAGTAATGATAATTCGACTACCAGAACCGaaccaatttcctttttttgccaAATATTTCAGCTGCTTGTTTTTATCCACGTCATCAAGAACAATGAgaacttttttattatgaagCACCCTCTTAATCATGTGAATTCCATGATCCACTTCACTAATTTGGTCAACATAATAACGATCAAGGAACTTGGATAGTAATTGCTTTTGCAAATGTACCAAGCCCTGTCGTTCTGATGACTCTCGAACATCCGAAAGAAAATTGCAGCCTTGGAACCGAGAAGACAATCGGTTGAAGACGACTTTGGTTAGTGTTGTTTTGCCAACACCTCCCATTCCATGGATCACGAGAAATTTCACATCATCAAATTCCACATCCAACATCTTGATTATAGCTTCTACACGATCATCAACTCCAACTAGGTACTCAGTCACATTTTTATATCTGACATTCAGCTTAACCAAAACAGCTTCAATTATCGATTGGATCAAATCTACTTGGCTGCCATGACGTAACAACCCAGTTAAGGACAAATTTTATGTTGTAAAACGCTACTCCTCAAGTGACACAATTGCCCTCACATGTTGAGAAAATTAgcgagaaaaaaataaatctagatgctaaaaatttctgtttttttcaaTCTCTCTCCATTCCCCAACTTCAGTCACCATCACCGTCGGCCTCTGCCACCATCATGCCACTGTTGACATCACTTGCCTCCCTGCACCGTCACCATTGCGTTCCAAAGTCCTTGACCATCGCACCCGATCGACCCGCCATCTTAGCCTTATCTCAATCCTCCACGTCACATGGGTCGTGGCCTTGCGATTGCTAGGATGGCATCACTGGCTTTAGGAGACACCAGATTTGGGATCCCCCAAGGCTAGCAATGCCGAATATAGCCAAGGTGACGTTAGACCCAACCTGGATCTGACTTACCAGTGAATGAAGGATAGAAAGGGTGGGAGTTTGGATGGTCGCGGCAGGTTTTGGCTGCCTGGTGTCAGGCCGGTGACAAAGAAATGGCGATGATTGATGGATGAGTTGCAGCGGTGGCTGGCCGACGGCTTGGTGAAGTTGCTCAAGATGTTATTGTTCGTGGCCATTGTGTCAGAGATAGAAAgtgagaggagaaagagaattAGAATGAGTAGGGCGTGCCACCACCGCATCGGTGCCAGCCGCTATTGGCTACTACCCATGAGAATTCCATGCTCAACGAGATGAAAAAACTATATTTTTCACCAACAATACCACAATCAAACTGATtagggaggaagagaaaatctaCGTAACAACTGAAAATGTTActgaaaagtttaagacatttacctttcatctttcttcaagtTCCATCCTTTTATCTTGCCCACTGCAATGAGAGCCTTTTGCCATGACTCTGCTTCACTGCAAAACGCCTCTTGGTGCTTTGAAAGAGTTTGTTTATACAAGTTTGTTTTCAGCTTGACATCAACAGATTCCACGTCCAAGAAAATAGGCAGAATCTCCTTGTTCCCATTTGATTTCAAGGTGCACTCGACCATGTACACAAGCTCTCGGAGACACCAGCAACTTGAAGCATAATTTGCGGAGAATATGGGAATGTAAATCTTGGAGTTCTCAATTGCTTGTAGAAGTTCAGCACCAATTTCTTTACCGACATGGAGGGATTCACTATCCCTAAAGACAAGGATTCCAGCACCAACCATCCCATGGTAAAGAAAATCAGTAAATCCATGACGAGTGTCTACTccttgaaaatttagaaaaacctCGTACGAAGATCCAGATGATGCCCTTGAACTCGTCCCTTTCTCCATTGTATGATCTCTAAACACCAGATATCTCAGGAAAGTTTGCTTAGGGTATGCTTGGATCCGAGCGAGGGCTGTCAATATGATGAGCTCTCAGTCTCTGGCATCATGGAGGGGGAAAAATCTCCTAACATCCCTTGAGTAAATATAGTCAACGCCTTAGGTCATGCGAGAAGTTTCCAAGAAGTTTCCTAAAAGTTTCCATGAATCATTCATGAATTAATCAATGGGTTGAAGTTTCTGGGTCCCATTCAtctaaaaacaaatttaaaataaacctaGCAACAAACGAAAGTGACAGCACAAATTGATAGATTCATGGCTTCAGAAACCCACTTGTCTAGCTCTTGTAGAGTTCCttttatgaatgaatgaaagcactacttcatccaaaaaaaaaaaaaagttagaggATATAAAGTGAAACCAAAAGATAGAGCAGAAAGATGGTTTTTGAGTTTTCCTTTACTTTAATCatattagagaaaatttcaaaaatactCTCATCTCTATCATATACCCTTCTCTGCTTTTGATAATTGTAGGATGTTCATCTTTAGAGAAAAATCCTCAACTAaaggtccgttcgtttcgcggaaaatgggCCATttccgaaaaacattttcccataagtcattttctagaaaaatgacaatattttctggtgttcggctaaaacctggaaatgtttggaaaatatttcctgATGTTCggctaaaacatgaaaatgttttggaaaatattttccagtattcggtaaggaaaattattttctaaaacttcACCACTTAGGCATGCATTACTTACTGACTTATAAATCAATATATAACGCACATATTTCTCATGAAGAGACCAAATGAATCTTCACTAGGCTTGTCTACTATGAAGGAGTTAGCTCTTAATCCAGAAAACTTAGGATTGTATTGTAAGAATGTATTATCTTACTTTGTCTGTGTAAATGTCGATGTCTAGCTTAATCAATTTCCCTTTGTAGGTCACACAACAGGACTTGCAAGACACATTTCAGCCTCCATTTCAGAGTTGCATTCAACAAGGGAAAGCAAGCTGCTTAATGTACGCCTACAACAAAGTATCAACTTGATATGAACAAAGATTGATGAGAATTTAGATATGCAACCAATTGGACACTACAAGTTACCGTAACATCTGTttgttctttcctcttccttttcccaCCTGTTTCTTCATCTCTTCATCCTTGCCTTTTTCCACTGCAGCAAGATTCTTAGTTATCTGTAATGTTATCAAGTTTAAAGTGGGAAATATATCATCTTCAAAGAAATATGATTTAACTATAAGGAAATTGTCGACTTAGACTTTGTCAACTTAAAAGATAAAAGTGCAGTGAAATAGGATCTGTAAAATTGTCATTTGAGCAGTACTTAAAGTAGCTAATATAGATTACGGACAATGTCTTTCTGTTGAATTATTAGTTTTGAAGGAAGAAGTTCAAGTACGGGATGAACATTCAATTGTTTGATGCAACTAGAATGTTGCAATGGAACTCCCATCTTTATGCTTGAACCTTTTGGCATTGGCACAAGTCCAAACTGTGATATAGTGGAAGCCTCCCTAGATGGGCTGCTACCGACATACCAAGACATTGAATTGATAGAACTTATGTATTAATCATGCAAACGAGTATAGTTGCTGAAATATCCACCAATTCTTGAAATGTTAAATTGAAAAGACATAGATCATTGGCCCAACATCTGAATCCCAACTGTCAAACTGAATGACTGCCAGAAAGGTCATAATATGTCGAGCAGACACTCTTGAAACAGCAAAAAATTGCAGCAAGGAactaagataaaaaaaaaatgccagaAGTATGAAATCCAGCACAGTTCCATCCATGAGAGACTAATTTTCTACAGCACATTCTATTAAAAACTATGACAGAAGATTGTCTACATGCGCAAGCCATTCAGAAAACCAAGTAGAAACTTCATGAACCTGATTCGCCAAGACTATCCCTCGTCCATATCACAAGCAGTGAAAGGTCTTGGATCATCTCACAAGCCTGCAACAGCAAACAGGATTCAATCCACGATTGATTGCTCCAACAGAATACGTCATTCCCAACATttaatcaaaaaacaaaaaggaaaagcccGCAAGGCCGACACGAACAAATGGGTCCATTCACCCAAGTGAGGACTGCGTCTTGAACCACAAAATTAAAACTCTGCAGTAAAATCTTGAAGTCTCTCGAGCTTACCTTCCCAGAACTCAAGTACAAAATATTCACCAACGAGTGAGCTTTCAACAAGTCGTGCTAAGATCACAGGAACAAGTCACTCATCCTGTCTAAAGGATCGCTGCCTTTTCTCTTGACCAGTAAAGACAGGATGCTGCCTTTTCTCTTGACCAGTAAAAGAAACTTTGTTGCACCTCTTAAAAGGTTATAATCCAGGAACAACATTTTCGGCAAGTCCCACTATGCAAAGTCGAATGAACAATACTATTGAAAAGAAGATCAGATGGACAAACAGAGATACTAGTTCTAAACACAGAGGATATGAGAATCATCACATCCTGGAAGAGGCAAAAGGAGCAGAGCTAGCGAAGCAGAGTGCACGGGAAACTGGTTCTAATCTTGCTTCCTGTCTCGATCTTCcatctccaaaagaaaaggaaaaaaaggaaaaaaggaacgAAAACGAAAACGATGGCTTTGGAACTATAAAATGACCATTCACACCAGCCCATCTTCCGATTCGAATCCCCGAAAGCACCTCGAAGAACGAGATGCGGATGAAGTTCAAAACCCTTGAAAATAAGCTCCTTTGCACACAAATTCTGAAACCACAAAATCCCCAAAAGCACCTCGAAGAACGAGATGCGGATGAAGTTCAATCTGTGCATGTGTCGCTTGAAGACAGATACGCGTGGAAGAGTATGAACTGACCAGCAGTGAAGAGGAAGCTGGGAACGTCATGGAGATTGAGCACCGCTGGACAAGGGGACGCTCCGCTGCTGCTGATTGTCAAcatcgaaggaggaggaggacgagattAGAGACCCAGGGCTTCGTGAGGGCGGAGATCTTCGCCGCTGCTGATCGTCGGTGTCGAAGGAGGAAGAGATGAGATCAGAAACTCTAGGTTTCGTGAGAAAGAGGGCAGAAATGAGTAAGGAAAAAACCAGCGCAACAGAAGATTGCGCGAGAGTGCGTGCGTAAGGacgggaaaatgatttcctcttctcaaaaaagagattttctttgattatttatttttgccaTCTAAAcatcagaaattttgaaaatattttctcgaaagtTGTTTTTCGCGAAACTAAGGAGGTTCATGACAACCgcctatttctgttccagaaacaattttccTATTCCAGGCCTATTTCTGggatagaaatccgtttgataaacttattttgtttttttatttctggaatagatttctattccaaaaataggtttggaatagaaattagaagtagaaattttccacttctctatttcggaatagaagtgagaaataaaaattttctcattgttCATCAACCGGTCCTTCATCTATTACCGTTGACCACCGTTTGTTGGTCGCCGGTCACTCGCCGGTCCCCGCCACCGGTCGTTGTCGCCCCCGGttgccggccgccgccgccgccgccgctggtcAGTTGTCGCCGGTTGCCGGTCTCAGGCCACCGCTGCCATTGGTCACCGGCCGCCcggccaccaccgccgccgcccgtcgccaccgccggtcgccggccgccgcccgCTGCCGACCACTGCCGTCGCCGTAGCCGCTACCGTCCGTCATGCTATCCGCCGGTCCGCCGccgtccgaaaggaagaaattttatgtcgttatcaaacgaatttctatttttatagtagaaattttgtatcgttattaaacggttatttttgcttagtaatttttctaaaaatagaaaaaaaaaatctatttctattccataaactACTTAcgaacagaatggttgtcatgcgcgccctaacgaacttgtttctctcttttgttgaccaaaaccctctctctctctctctctctctctctcttccttggtCGTGATGAAAAAGCTccatccttttcctttttctttttctttttctttttgagctcTCTTTCGCAATGATTAAATGTGGAAAAATCGCTGCCCCACTTGGCCTAGAAGGCTAGAATCCTCTGCTTTTATATCTCCAAATTTTCTTGTAATGTTTTGGCGTAAATTTCGGTCACTGAATGCGGAGATTGCTCCCTTCGTCAAGATGAAATCTGCATGCCCCTTTCCTTCTTTTGAAACACCTTGCCTTTTCTTCCATTTGGAAGCGTGCAGGTAGCAGCTGAACAAAACctttaggctacgtttggttgttcggatttctaatcgggatTGGATTGGATATGATTGGActggataggatatgatatgaaatcctatgatttttttatattccatCAATTGTTTGGCGAATCACAGTATTAAAGTCAGATAtgtttacatcatatcatgtacatttttttatataaatagcatatcattataaatgaaccttcataaacggagatgatgaaaatctctcataacactattccttattttatttttattttatttttcctcttctttatattattttcattatcatttcttgtttcccctttcatcattttttaataaaattttatcaaatagtaaattatactaacatacctaaaatacaaaaatacctaaaatatataatgatataaatattaatttatagattgaatgtttattataagatcgaattaaagttgaatatataaattgaaataagattaattaaaaataattttttattttttatttcttaaattataattcaaatattatttatattgaaatataatttcaattttgttaatttaataatttttttattcaagaaaaataattttcctattatggacattagaaatcctatccacatttatcccacatctcccatgggataattttatcctatctatatcccccttatatccAATTTTACCATATCATGAGCAAGTACCAAatgtaggatatgataaatcatattctatcccgaattttatcccaattGTCAAACGCAGCCCTATATCTTATATGTTCAAACTGGAATTGGCCTCGAAAATGGGTATTGGCCGATTGGAATTTCCCTTGTTCCCCCTGAATGGTGGCGCTTCCTTTCCCTTCATTCGGCCGAGTGTGACTATAGCTTAGGGTTGGAGTCGCTGGACTCGTGCGGACTCGGTTTTGGCATTTCGAGTGAGTTCAGGACTTATTTTTGCATATGGAGCCATCTATTGGGTCACTCCCAAAGAAACTCACAATTGAATTCATGCTTTGCTCGACACAAGTGCTTTATGCTTAAAATTGTCATATAAATGCGAAGAAACGTAGTGAGAGTTACGAATGCAAGGCCGTGCAAGATCAACATTTTTGCTTTGTCGAATTCGATCTccaattttcttattaaaatgaGTGGGAAGTCTTCTAACagaaatttaggtgttaactaAACTAGTTTTAACCGTGACATAGCATATTTAATACTCACACCAAAATGTAATTTGTCCACGACATAAAATCTTACATACTCTTGTCAATAAGATAACGATCATAAGTTGATGTGTATTTTTAAGTCTAGAAAAATTACTATGAACATTGAGATTTACTAACAGGAGACAGGCAAtaaattactttattttattccataattatttatCGCATAGAAAAAATACTAACTACCAGTAGGAGGATACATTTTGGATATAACAGGAGTTACTAATCATACTAATATTGTATAATTACTTTATTGGTTTTTTATACCAAAAAATAAGTCGGATGAAAGGATAGAAGTGTATGGACCAATATATGCTCCTCTAGGAAGCTGTCCAAAGCAAAAGTCGAGACGATGACATTACAAGGATTCCATATTTGTAATAATTAAAATGGAGATGACATtcgacattttaaaataatttagaaacggaatcaattaagagaTAAGGAATTATAGCACACATTAGACAAATATTTAAGGAtctaattgaattgattgtttgATTAGATATGACATGGAcccatttaaataaatgttcaaGGACCAAtgatttcattaaaatataaatcTCAAGAAAAACTTTACTTGTTTCGATTGAAAAGGTGGAACGTAAATTCCCTTGTATTTGCttgaatcttttatttttgattgaaataaaaattatattcatggcTCAAAAAGATACATGAGAAATATATAAACTTTCATGGTAAAGCAAATTGAGATAGAGCAAAGGTAGAATACTACAAACAAAgctaaatccaaaaaataaggagGATCAACAAAACACCTACAGAGTTAAGCACACACTCATTCCAAAAGAACGGATCTgtcaagtaaaataatgggtgGCTAATCACCTGGATCTCGTATCCTCGTCAATGATGAGCACACACcagaaatttcttctctaataaTTACGATGTTACTGATTGGTGATGTGCGTCTAGGTTCGGCTTCCTCTACTCCATCGACATTCCGTGGAAGAGCAAATCTTCATAACTTAGCAAGATGTCAGAGCTCCTACGATCATCATGAAACTAGAGGCAAAGGATTTGTACATGGATATAGTACGGGAATATCCAATCCtccaaaatattattaaaatccTAGATCTAAGTCAAGAGATAATAACTCCTAAGTCTAAAATTAGATTCaaagagttcaaactctcaaatctagaactagatggggatatataaaaaaaactcaaagaaaatcaaaatagatggAGGGGAGGGTGAGACTTGCTCAAACCCTCCCCATGATTGAAGGttgaagaaaacaataaaaagaggagagaggaaaagactTTTCGACTTCTTAATCCTTCGCTTGAATCTATATATACGAAAAATGATTGGATGGGGAATAAATTGATGATCTAagtattattaatatttttatcacgaatatagtaaaaaaaaattagtatttctaatgaatttGAATGTAAgtattaatataaatttaatgagcAATAAGTAAGAGTTAATACTAAGTGAGGGTTAAATTTTAGAGCAAGTTTATCAGCATCAGCTCGATCGCCGCTTGCATCTCTAAAATTTACCACAATCTTACGAAAAGTTACTGACATGTAGATAAAGCGAAAGTTACTTTGATGTATATAAAACAAACTAATAATGTATAGATAGTACATATAAGATTAATGAGATACTAATCATATGAAATTGAGTTaccttttttttatgttaaaagtTAGTAGGTATATAAATTACTAGTTACTTAAATAGCTAAACTTACTTTGTTGAATGAACATTTACTATCAACATTGAGATTTGCTAACAATAGATAGGCTAAAAATTACCATTTCCAATTCAAAGTTACCTTTCTTTGGGTCAAAtagaaatttccattcattaccAAAATGATACATGATAGGAAATCTCAAAAGTCAC
The nucleotide sequence above comes from Eucalyptus grandis isolate ANBG69807.140 chromosome 2, ASM1654582v1, whole genome shotgun sequence. Encoded proteins:
- the LOC104435255 gene encoding disease resistance protein RPV1-like, translated to MEKGTSSRASSGSSYEVFLNFQGVDTRHGFTDFLYHGMVGAGILVFRDSESLHVGKEIGAELLQAIENSKIYIPIFSANYASSCWCLRELVYMVECTLKSNGNKEILPIFLDVESVDVKLKTNLYKQTLSKHQEAFCSEAESWQKALIAVGKIKGWNLKKDESQVDLIQSIIEAVLVKLNVRYKNVTEYLVGVDDRVEAIIKMLDVEFDDVKFLVIHGMGGVGKTTLTKVVFNRLSSRFQGCNFLSDVRESSERQGLVHLQKQLLSKFLDRYYVDQISEVDHGIHMIKRVLHNKKVLIVLDDVDKNKQLKYLAKKGNWFGSGSRIIITTRYKSVLMIDREATSEGPINCANVCTYEVQEMEFCHALELFSRHAFRRDSPPDDYVDLSEKVVSTLGKLPLALEVTGSSLSGRSKEFWVDTLKKLEKAPSMEVQKTLMITYERTHVLEWDSAYHSSIVPLYEVEELASGKTRQFWPELWSSSLREFEIEKFRVGKGKIERFRVGNRKIERFRVGNGKIKRFRVGNGKIKRFRVGNGKIERFTVGNGKIFTVGNGKIERFTVGNGKIERFREIGIVSIENGKIETFSDAYVQVLPKSTSSIAHEDSGRGKFVRMLLFHGKDVKPIELEKAKEAQSRRMSKAKKRGRSKSLGIFTEVVDS